In the Agrococcus sp. Marseille-Q4369 genome, one interval contains:
- a CDS encoding SDR family NAD(P)-dependent oxidoreductase has product MDMRALVTGATAGLGAELARQLAADGFSLVLVARDEQRLREAAAALPVETEVLAADLTVADDLERVAARVADPARPVDVLVNNAGTGILADFHVSGVDEERRLLDLLVWAPMRLVHAALPGMLDRGRGGILTVASMAGRMPNGTYSAAKSHAITFSRSIAARYRADGIRATALLPGFLKTEFHERLGIDRSGTPDIIWASVEATAREGLRGLRKGRSVVVSDWRYRVTAPLVPLIPDRSMGGWSMARLDRRDAEGRLEPTSDANAD; this is encoded by the coding sequence ATGGACATGCGCGCGCTCGTCACCGGCGCGACGGCGGGACTCGGCGCGGAGCTCGCGCGCCAGCTCGCCGCCGACGGATTCTCCCTCGTGCTCGTCGCCCGCGACGAGCAGCGGCTGCGCGAAGCCGCGGCGGCGCTGCCGGTCGAGACCGAGGTGCTCGCCGCCGACCTGACGGTCGCCGACGACCTCGAGCGGGTCGCGGCACGGGTCGCCGACCCCGCCCGCCCGGTCGACGTGCTCGTCAACAACGCGGGCACCGGCATCCTCGCCGACTTCCACGTCTCGGGCGTCGACGAGGAGCGGCGACTGCTCGACCTGCTCGTGTGGGCGCCCATGCGGCTCGTGCACGCGGCGCTGCCCGGCATGCTCGATCGCGGTCGCGGCGGCATCCTGACGGTCGCGAGCATGGCCGGCCGCATGCCGAACGGCACCTACTCGGCGGCGAAGTCGCACGCCATCACCTTCTCCCGCTCGATCGCGGCGCGCTATCGCGCCGACGGCATCCGCGCGACCGCGCTGCTGCCCGGCTTCCTGAAGACGGAGTTCCACGAGCGGCTCGGCATCGACCGCTCGGGCACGCCCGACATCATCTGGGCGAGCGTCGAGGCGACCGCCCGCGAGGGGCTGCGCGGCCTGCGGAAGGGCCGCAGCGTCGTCGTGAGCGACTGGCGGTACCGGGTGACCGCGCCGCTCGTGCCCCTCATCCCGGATCGGTCCATGGGCGGCTGGAGCATGGCGCGGCTCGACCGGCGCGACGCCGAGGGGCGGCTCGAGCCGACGAGCGACGCGAACGCCGACTGA
- a CDS encoding metal-dependent transcriptional regulator, which yields MRSTAAEDYVKAIYHHTEWQPEPVTPSQLATRLGLANSTVTEMVKKLAAAGLVHHRPYGAVELTPEGRRLAVRQVRRHRVVETWLVERHGYEWDEVHDEAEILEHALSDRLLESIAASLGDPERDPHGDPIPGADGTVRRPDAVLLADAPAGHEGAVVRISDEDPAMLRFLADAGIALDARLTVLGVKPYSGSMQVRAPSGTVDVGPDVARAIWLAA from the coding sequence ATGCGGTCGACAGCGGCTGAGGACTACGTCAAGGCGATCTACCACCACACCGAGTGGCAGCCGGAGCCCGTCACGCCGTCGCAGCTCGCGACGCGGCTCGGCCTCGCGAACTCGACCGTGACCGAGATGGTGAAGAAGCTCGCCGCCGCGGGGCTCGTGCACCACCGCCCGTACGGGGCGGTCGAGCTCACGCCCGAGGGACGCCGGCTCGCGGTGCGGCAGGTGCGGCGCCACCGGGTGGTCGAGACCTGGCTCGTCGAGCGGCACGGCTACGAGTGGGACGAGGTGCACGACGAGGCCGAGATCCTCGAGCACGCGCTGAGCGACCGGCTGCTCGAGTCGATCGCGGCGTCGCTCGGCGACCCAGAGCGCGACCCGCACGGCGATCCGATCCCCGGCGCGGACGGCACCGTGCGGCGCCCCGACGCGGTGCTGCTCGCGGATGCGCCGGCCGGCCACGAGGGCGCGGTCGTGCGCATCTCCGACGAGGATCCCGCGATGCTCCGCTTCCTCGCCGACGCCGGCATCGCGCTCGACGCGCGGCTCACGGTGCTCGGCGTCAAGCCCTACTCCGGCTCGATGCAGGTGCGGGCGCCGAGCGGCACGGTCGACGTCGGTCCCGACGTCGCTCGCGCGATCTGGCTCGCGGCCTGA
- a CDS encoding DedA family protein, protein MPPLTAEFLIDVEGLISGAGPWALLLVCAIVFVETGLLVGFLLPGDTLLVIAGILSYTGVIPQPIWLVMLCIWACAVAGDQLGYFIGHKAGPPIFQRRSSGLFSHRTIERTNRFFLKYGAAAVIIARFIGIVRTFMPVAAGVGRMPWPLFLRLDVLGGLLWGAGLPLLGWGVAHIPGVAEVVTQYIDLVLLGVVGIAIVAITWHAIQSRREVAREIREGTAAGPVETLDLSGTGTAGLER, encoded by the coding sequence GTGCCCCCGCTCACCGCCGAGTTCCTCATCGATGTCGAGGGCCTCATCTCCGGCGCGGGCCCGTGGGCGCTGCTGCTCGTGTGCGCGATCGTCTTCGTCGAGACGGGCCTGCTCGTCGGGTTCCTCCTGCCGGGCGACACGCTGCTCGTGATCGCCGGGATCCTGTCGTACACGGGCGTCATCCCGCAGCCGATCTGGCTCGTCATGCTGTGCATCTGGGCGTGCGCCGTCGCGGGCGACCAGCTCGGCTACTTCATCGGCCACAAGGCGGGGCCGCCGATCTTCCAGCGCCGATCGTCGGGCCTCTTCTCCCATCGCACGATCGAGCGCACCAACCGGTTCTTCCTCAAGTACGGCGCGGCGGCCGTCATCATCGCCCGCTTCATCGGCATCGTGCGCACCTTCATGCCCGTCGCGGCCGGCGTGGGGCGGATGCCGTGGCCCCTGTTCCTGCGGCTCGACGTGCTGGGCGGGCTGCTGTGGGGCGCGGGGCTGCCGCTGCTCGGGTGGGGCGTCGCCCACATCCCCGGTGTCGCGGAGGTCGTGACGCAGTACATCGACCTCGTGCTGCTCGGCGTCGTCGGCATCGCGATCGTCGCGATCACCTGGCACGCCATCCAGTCCCGGCGCGAGGTCGCGCGCGAGATCCGCGAGGGCACCGCGGCCGGCCCGGTCGAGACGCTCGACCTCTCGGGCACCGGCACCGCCGGCCTCGAGCGCTGA